Genomic segment of Phycodurus eques isolate BA_2022a chromosome 13, UOR_Pequ_1.1, whole genome shotgun sequence:
CATTCTGACATATAGcagcagcaagaggttcgatgaatattgcaaatagcattggtgagagtggacatccttgtcgagttcctctttgtaaagtaaaactttgtgatttcATCCTATTTGTGGCGACTGTCGCTTTCGGCgtgttgtataatgttgctctccaatgtataaataaatctccaaagccaaatttgtgacGTAgcgcaaacaggaaagcccagttaactttatcgaaagctttctctgcgtcgAGTGACATGgtgattgcgtttagatttttacgctgtgacatgctgattaaatttaacagatgtctgacattatttgcgGAACTTCTACCTTGAATGTAGCCTGCCTGATcgtagtggattatcgacgggagtGCCTTTTCAAGTCTCGGCTTTGGAGATAATCTTGATGTCTACAcgaatcagtgataagggccgataattagccgggagagcggggtctttacctgactttagtaatagcttaattgaagctgtgttcctatggctactaatttgacctttttcgtttatctccttgactgttcggAAAAATAGAGCCGCCagtattggccagaaatgtcTACTGAATTCAACGGagattccgtccgggccaggcgctcGTCCTGATTGCATATTTTGTAATGCGTTATTCAATTCTGTGATGgctaaaggaacatcaaggctgtctttaatttgcgTATTTATTTGATTGAGGATTGTTTCTGTGATAAAAGGCTGAGAtagcctgagtgaaattagagtcaatgaggcCTTTTTCTTATGACTCAATAATgtgcgtttcttgtaataggaggaggtctgttttaaatgtactgATATAATcataattctctttgcctgcgatcaaatgccattgacattccatggCACAAAAGGTAAGTGTGAAATATAATGGGTGCGTGTAtcataattataaataaatggggtactatgtattatttattgttttttacagttttcgggagatttttttggtattgcgttgacaaatgttatttagagtGGGTGGTAGAGATTCTATATTTTAAGTACAGCAAAGACAGGGTACGTAAAAGGCTAACGAACAAACACTGAAAgcaaacagtgacaaggggataatatggtgtgcggtggttgtttgaaatgcgcaagaagagttttgagcgacttgtgtgtttagtgtgtgtgtgtgtgtggaaacaagcagagcaggaaagcagacCGATAGGAGTGAGAGAGAATTCATGCATGCGTGACtccatgttttatttgtgtttatctccgcaaaagtggaaagaatgacaCAAACTAcaatacacttttgacaattcataacgacaacataatgataaaaaaaaaaaaaaaaaaagtacttatcGAGAAGAGCCAGGGCGTGTCGTTGGCATCACGAAACTGTTGGCCGTCGATGTATAGCTACGACTAGCCACGGTCGTTTGCCTTTCTCACGGTGATTCTTCATCAACGGGTACAAGATTTTACGCCTCtcgttgatttccttggggaactgCTCGTTCATTCCGAACAAAAGAGCCTTTGAGCTCACGACCTTTGGATTTCATAAACATGCTCTGCTAAAAGTGTCCAAACTCtgcaatgatgggacgtggtcggtttcctggaTGAGGGCCTCCCAATCGGTGAACACGGTGGAAGGTaatcttgctgtatcttgagGGCGGACATCGTCAACTGTTGAATCTGCACCTCGCCGTCTTCCGGGGCGTTTTCTGGAATGCCCGGGAAAATGAGGTTGTCGCGCATGCTTCGTGATTCAATGTCCAGCGTAGTTTCTGTCATGATTTGatattccagtctaagagtttgtaCTTCCGCTGACGTTGACGTCGTGTTTGATCGAAAGCGCAATATTATCGAATCTTAGTTCTTTCACTTGTCGCATGAATTCCAAGCTCTTTCTGAATTCGGCGATCTCTTGGCGAAGCGAGGCAAGAGATCGCCTCCACCCCCAATTtggtctctcataggtgaggtataccgaTGACGgaaatgacaggcctctctcatcttttgaagtgggacaacttgcacaattggtgactGACTCAATACTGGTTTGCCCCACTATAGTTATGGTCTGCTGTATACAAGTG
This window contains:
- the LOC133411553 gene encoding nucleophosmin-like encodes the protein MEEKDDDDNNNNNDDDDDDDEEEEEEETFWTRNRNEEPIGARRRRSGLTEKRPGRRRGADSTVDDVRPQDTARLPSTVFTDWEALIQETDHVPSLQSLDTFSRACL